The following are from one region of the Plodia interpunctella isolate USDA-ARS_2022_Savannah chromosome 25, ilPloInte3.2, whole genome shotgun sequence genome:
- the LOC128680805 gene encoding uncharacterized protein LOC128680805: protein MDVRIFVAILVVGGTYAISGKGFYCRDPDTGKLHSVNTTWKSTTFCGNYTCRLKRKDIIASPLREFKISEITSVIQNKSNDIKDSGQDDIIAANPLNVNVKQKDDKNITDLISNILNNITEPNDKMKIGKMGEINKTDRYLNEKEIKLISDLLHGVKKSDLETVVDIYNIAQDIYKELDKKTSDPNIEDTLVQQKEDDTLTDPMPLVQQQMVYGIEPMQYSQKSMTDIKNPESEILPDAVYHKLEHNELTDGYESMIPEKHEKEDMHKEGSDVMPTLYLTPKFDEPAPTYISPIYSSPSYVKLPYFYQMTDFQRKSSYVHPHSSVETERTLLQPITGKPVEKTTSKPVALKNFNAHQPILLPYPYYQVRYNASGYPFNYFYGVNPYQDVYRKQYNPYYVTRTSYADQMKSPERSYAPGTLIDTLLPKDDTKTSKAPEWKTESLSDDVLDEIRAHFENKNILFKPICLKKKIKLDKVGKVFKLDDFRREKRSVEENTQTNVNKTDDYEVYVERIICQSDVDPGFFRMGNTSAPFPACCPQRIR from the exons GTTTCTACTGCAGAGATCCTGACACAGGAAAACTCCACTCGGTCAACACAACATGGAAATCTACGACGTTTTGCGGCAATTACACTTGCAGGTTAAAAAGGAAAGATATAATCGCTTCACCGCTAcgagaatttaaaatatctgaaattaCATCggtaatacaaaacaaatcaaatgACATAAAAGATTCTGGGCAGGATGATATAATAGCTGCCAATCCACTCAACGTAAACGTAAAACAAAAAGAcgacaaaaatataactgaTCTCATTAGTAACATATTGAATAATATCACTGAGCCAaatgataaaatgaaaatcggTAAAATGggtgaaattaataaaacagataGATATCTAaacgaaaaagaaattaaactaatatCTGACCTACTGCATGGTGTTAAAAAGAGTGATTTAGAGACAGTAGtcgatatttataatatagctcaggatatatataaagaattagataaaaaaacttcggaCCCAAATATTGAAGATACATTAGTCCAACAAAAGGAAGATGATACGTTAACAGATCCCATGCCACTCGTCCAACAACAAATGGTGTACGGTATTGAACCCATGCAGTATTCACAGAAATCAATGACGGATATAAAAAATCCTGAAAGCGAAATCCTACCAGACGCCGTTTATCATAAATTAGAGCATAATGAATTAACGGATGGATACGAATCAATGATACCAGAGAAACATGAAAAAGAAGACATGCACAAAGAGGGATCCGATGTGATGCCAACGCTATATCTAACGCCCAAATTCGATGAGCCAGCGCCAACGTATATCTCACCTATATACAGTTCGCCAAGTTACGTTAAACTTCCATATTTCTATCAAATGACAGACTTCCAAAGGAAATCTTCATACGTACACCCCCATTCGTCAGTCGAGACGGAGAGGACACTTTTGCAACCAATCACAGGGAAGCCTGTCGAGAAAACCACAAGTAAACCGGTCGCTCTAAAGAATTTTAATGCACATCAACCTATTCTCCTGCCATATCCGTATTACCAAGTGCGATATAACGCGTCAGGTTATCCTTTCAACTATTTTTATGGTGTCAATCCATACCAGGATGTTTATAGAAAGCAATACAATCCATATTATGTGACTCGTACCTCTTATGCGGATCAGATGAAATCTCCCGAGAGATCGTATGCCCCGGGGACACTGATTGATACGTTACTACCAAAAGATGATACCAAAACCTCGAAGGCACCAGAATGGAAGACAGAATCTCTATCGGACGACGTTCTCGACGAAATCAGAGCgcattttgaaaacaaaaacattctgTTCAAACCAATATgtctgaaaaagaaaataaagttagaTAAAGTTGGGAAAGTGTTCAAATTGGATGATTTCAGAAGAGAAAAGAGGAGTGTTGAAGAAAATACACAAACTAATGTTAACAAAACCGACGATTATGAAGTTTACGTCGAAAGGATAAT tTGCCAGTCAGATGTAGATCCAGGATTCTTCCGAATGGGTAATACTTCGGCACCCTTTCCCGCTTGCTGCCCACAAAGAATACGATAA